One region of Penaeus vannamei isolate JL-2024 chromosome 36, ASM4276789v1, whole genome shotgun sequence genomic DNA includes:
- the LOC138859477 gene encoding uncharacterized protein — MASFDVESLFTNVPLLETTEIIVDNKQTTLLNKFGLTKDSFKKLLNIAAHHSVFSYNDDLYMQTDGVAMGSPLGPSYANASLCHHEINWLNQCPPEFRPVYYRRYIDDTFVLFKHPSHVNLFSNYLNSKHQSIKFTCETQLNQLPFLNTYVTIDNGRFHTSIYRKPTFTGLGLHFLSNIPYIYKINSIRTLITRAYNLCSN; from the coding sequence atggcgagttttgatgtggaaTCGTTGTTCACGAATGTGCCACTTCTAGAAACCACAGAGATTATAGTTGACAACAAACAAACCACCCTTCTCAACAAATTTGGTTtaacaaaagatagcttcaagaaACTACTCAATATTGCAGCTCATCACTCTGTTTTCTCGTATAATGATGATCTTTATATGCAGACAGACGGAGTAGCAATGGGTTCCCCACTTGGCCCCTCATATGCCAATGCCTCCCTTTGTCATCATGAAATTAACTGGCTTAATCAGTGCCCACCAGAATTCAGACCTGTCTactaccgacgatatattgatgaCACTTTCGTTCTATTCAAACACCCTTCACATGTTAATTTGTTTTCGAATTACCTTAACTCTAAACACCAAAGTattaaatttacctgtgaaacacAACTCAATCAACTTCCCTTTCTAAATACCTATGTTACCATTGATAATGGACGTTTCCATACCAGCATTTACCGTAAGCCAACCTTTACTGGCCTCGGCCTTCATTTCCTCAGCaatattccatatatttataaaatcaatagCATAAGAACCCTTATCACTAGAGCATATAATCTGTGCAGTAATTAG